Below is a window of Falco peregrinus isolate bFalPer1 chromosome 3, bFalPer1.pri, whole genome shotgun sequence DNA.
ccacaCCATTTTTTGTGTAGAATGAAATCTGCAATTCAGAAGATGGGACTTAAAGCAGCTTTTACAGATTTAACTGTTCAAAAAACCTCCCCGTAGTGCTTTGGttaagtatgtatttttataattgttTCATTAGAgatcttttgtttctgaatttgaCAAGTCTGTAGCGTAAACCTTTCAAGGTCGTTCAGAAGAAAGCATTCTGGTGTAATGCAaggatggagccctgctctgtCCCCTTCAGCCCTCTTCTGTGCTGCAAGATGAGCAGCTGGCTCGAGATCAGATGGATGGATTGGGGGCTGGTCCTGCCgcagagaggagaaaatggctttttttggAAGACAGGAGCAAGCGGAGTACCTTTGGTGAGTACCTTTGGTCTCCCAGCCGAGTGCACACTGAAGACCCACAGCTTTATTGCTGCTATCTGCTGGCCTGCTGGGGGATTCATGTCTCTCTCCCTCTATGTTACATCCTTGTAGAGTTTCTCCGAGTTTCTGGTCCCAGGGGGTTAAAGCAGCCGAGGTCTGCAGGCAtaaccctttaaaaaaaaataaaataaaaatccacataacctttaaaaaaaaatccacctgcCCCCTATTTCTTTGAAGGAGGTGTGCTTCAGCTGGAGGGGCGCTTCTAACtttgcacagccctgccccggcccccatCGCTGCGGGCTACGAGACCCCGCTGGCGGGGCAGCGCCCGGACCCCGCGTCCCGCAacccctgggctgggggtggggggctgagcccggcggcccccccgacccccccgcccgcagcgcgagcacggcggggccggggccggtgcGCTCTGCGTGcgctgcccagcagcccagcgAGAGTTAACGGCGGAGCCGCCTCTCCATTGGCGGCCGGCGGAGCGGCTGCGGAGCCCGCGTTTATAACCGGCGCACGGGGCGCCGCCGCCCTCCGCCGGTACCGCGGCTCGGCTCCATGCCGCGGCGGCCGGcatgcccagcctgctgccGCCCCTCCTCGCCCTGCTCTGCCTCGGCGCGTCGGCGGCCGCCCTGAgggcgccgcccgccgccgggccggcgCCCGCCGCCTcgccgcggcgggccgggcccgaGGAGCCGTGGTGCCCCTACAAGGTGGGCGCCGAGGGCTCGGCGGACGGGCGGCTCTGCTTCCGCACGCCGGCCCGCGGCTTCCAGTGCGCGGCGCGGGCCTGCCGCGCCCACCGCTCGCCGGGCGGCGCCTTGGTGGCCAACGTGCTGCGCAACGGCAGCgtgctgctgcagtgggggccgccgcgccccgccgccggcctcCGCGGCTTCGCGCTCAACTGCTCCTGGGACGGCACCTACACGCGCTTCCCCTGCGACAGCGTGGAGCTGGGCGCCGCCTGCCGCGACTACCTGCTGCCCGAGGCGCACGGCAGCGTGCGCTACCGCCTCTGCCTGCAGCCGCGCTAcgcgccgccgcgccccgcgccgcccgcccagTGCGTGGAGTTCCGCGTGGAGCCGGCCGCCATGCGGGATATCGTCGTCGCCATGACGGCCGTGGGGGGCTCCATCTGCGTCATGCTCGTCTTCATCTGCCTCCTGGTGGCCTACATCACCGAGAACCTCATGAGCCCGGCCctcggcccggccgccgccgccccgcgccgtGCCTAGCCCGCAGCGCGGCCGCTCGCCCGGGGGCCCCCGCCGGCAGCGTGCCCCACGCCGCCCGGCCGGCTCTGGCAGCGAGGGGGAGAGGCTTTGCCCAGGGCCGCGGTGGAAGCGTTGGGTGGCTGGGGTTTGCCTTTCCCCGGGTGCCAGGATTTGGGGGTTCCTCAGTGTTCGGAGCTCTTCTTCCTCCTAGGGTGGCTTTCCAGCCTGAGCCAGACTCGTGGGAACTCCGTGGATTCAAAGTAAATACTGGCAGAGGTCCACAGGTGCCAGAAAAATGCctggttttaaaagcaagcGACAGACCTTACGGAGGGCCTGTTTGAGAAGTCTCTCCAGAACACCCTTGTTCTAAGCCGAGGCCTCAACCCCCCTGCTCTTGAGACAcgtgcttgattttttttcctgggggggggcggggtgttGTTTAGGGTCCGGGGGCAAGCAGGCCGTTGGAACCACAAAACCAATAGCTGAGTGTGTGTTTGATCCAAAGCCCACCTAAATCCTGTGATTTGAGTGGGGTTTGTATCGTGCCTTACGCTGTTCGCAAGTTCTGGGACCCAGGCTGGCCCCTGTGCAAACCCACAGGGGTTTTCGGGCAGCTGGAGCGGCTGTCAGCATCCCACCCCGCCTAAAccagctttcctcctccctgcagaaCTGTCACATCGGTAGTTTCCACAATGAGCAATGCTAAAGGGACAAACTTGGTGTGAAAACTTGCGTTTTGTTGTGCACGTAACGAACCGATCCTTAATCATGAAATAAGTACGATGTAAATGAGCACCATCACTGCCCTCTGAAATCCCACCTTTTAGGAATGCCGCGCGCAGCTACACTTAAGGTAAAAGCATCTTAAACACAGAACTCACTCATGTTGTAGCCGAGCGTTTTGAGCACAGGAGCACTCCTTGTTAACCGCTCACCCGATGCTGTAGTAAGTAAGGTTTTAGCCATATTCTAGTATTAATTCTATTGTGCCTTAGTGCTGAGAATTTGTCCCATTTATATTGGTATATCTGTTCCTGTAGTCTTCATAGACAGCTGTGTCTCCCCTAGTGTTCTTGTCTCTGAAACTAGTggctgttggtttgtttgttcgattgtttgttttttaaaaaaacaacacttaGGCTGATCATTACTTGAACTTTAATATATACACAAAATAGAGTCAGTTACCACCTGAGAGGTATTTATTTAGTGAGCTAGTTCTCCTTTAGTGTTGTCTGTATGTAGTTGACTGCTGTAACAGAAAATGACTTTATATCACTTCATCTGAGCACCTAAAGCAAAAGTAGGGGAACAGCTCTCCTATAAAAGGGTATTGctattaaaatatgttcttaTGTGATCTGTTTGTGTAAATGTTTATCACCGGTGAATGACCcttgtgcttttatttgtgaaagTAGGTTGTGAAGTATAAACTTGCTAGAAGGTAAACATAGAAAGTATATGGAATCCGtaagaaaatgcagtatttgTACTAATCATAATCCCTTCAATAATTTGAGAGTGGCTGAGAAACTGAAGGTCT
It encodes the following:
- the FNDC10 gene encoding fibronectin type III domain-containing protein 10; amino-acid sequence: MPSLLPPLLALLCLGASAAALRAPPAAGPAPAASPRRAGPEEPWCPYKVGAEGSADGRLCFRTPARGFQCAARACRAHRSPGGALVANVLRNGSVLLQWGPPRPAAGLRGFALNCSWDGTYTRFPCDSVELGAACRDYLLPEAHGSVRYRLCLQPRYAPPRPAPPAQCVEFRVEPAAMRDIVVAMTAVGGSICVMLVFICLLVAYITENLMSPALGPAAAAPRRA